The Marinifilum sp. JC120 genome window below encodes:
- a CDS encoding DUF3369 domain-containing protein, whose protein sequence is MVDSSNPVDNDELFFADETPEEVGGRKGKNWKILIVDDEDDVHSTTRLVLDDFAFEGAGLEFLSAYSAEEAVSVLKDNPDIAVILLDVVMETNHAGLELVKTIREGMNNSMVRIILRTGQPGQAPERQVIIEYDINDYKHKAELTAQRLFTSVLSALRSYRDLQVIEQNRKGLKHIIEASGSLFKQQSVGRLAQGVLTQVISLIGLRDSVYLEGDGVAVSSPDKESMRIIASTGKYATCNSSIEDCPVLSQQTREQLEKVRAKGCGSFANNDYIGYLPTHQMGSHLLYVENCGDEFSEQDEDLLKIFSDNVGVAFDNIYLNQEILDTQKEIVRMLGEVVEFRSKETAFHVIRVSEIARILGMAVGLDPVKVDELYYASPMHDVGKIGIPDSILLKPGKLSDDEMAIMRSHTEIGYNILRASNRKLLKAAATIAHEHHEYWDGSGYPQGLKGDEISIAGRIICITDVFDALCSDRVYKQSWEVDRALEFLKSKKETMFDPDLVDLFFENLDKIMEIREKYKDDF, encoded by the coding sequence ATGGTAGATAGTTCTAATCCTGTTGATAATGATGAGCTTTTCTTTGCCGATGAGACTCCCGAAGAAGTCGGGGGAAGAAAAGGTAAGAACTGGAAGATACTTATCGTTGATGATGAAGATGATGTACATAGCACAACCCGTCTTGTTCTTGATGATTTTGCATTTGAAGGTGCCGGGCTGGAGTTTTTAAGTGCGTATTCAGCGGAAGAAGCCGTTTCTGTTTTGAAAGATAATCCTGATATTGCAGTGATTCTTCTTGATGTCGTCATGGAAACAAACCACGCCGGACTGGAACTGGTGAAGACTATCCGTGAAGGAATGAATAATTCCATGGTGCGCATCATCCTGCGCACTGGGCAGCCGGGACAGGCTCCGGAACGTCAGGTTATTATTGAATATGATATTAATGATTATAAACATAAGGCGGAGCTGACCGCCCAGCGTCTATTTACGTCCGTTCTTTCAGCGTTGCGATCCTACCGGGATCTTCAGGTTATTGAGCAGAATCGCAAGGGCTTGAAACATATTATTGAAGCTTCTGGAAGTCTTTTTAAACAGCAGTCAGTGGGGCGGCTTGCGCAGGGAGTGCTGACGCAGGTCATCTCACTTATCGGTTTGCGCGATTCGGTTTACCTAGAAGGGGATGGTGTTGCCGTTTCCAGTCCGGATAAGGAAAGTATGAGAATTATTGCTTCCACCGGTAAGTATGCAACTTGTAATTCTTCAATTGAAGATTGTCCTGTGCTGTCTCAACAGACTAGGGAGCAATTAGAAAAGGTTCGTGCAAAAGGGTGTGGTAGTTTCGCGAACAATGACTATATAGGTTATCTGCCTACCCATCAGATGGGCTCACATCTTCTTTATGTGGAAAATTGCGGTGATGAATTCAGTGAGCAGGATGAGGATTTGCTAAAAATTTTCTCGGATAACGTAGGTGTTGCCTTTGACAATATTTATCTTAATCAGGAAATTTTGGATACGCAGAAAGAGATTGTACGCATGCTTGGCGAGGTTGTGGAATTTCGCTCCAAGGAAACAGCTTTTCATGTAATTCGCGTTTCGGAAATTGCCCGTATTCTGGGAATGGCTGTAGGACTTGATCCGGTTAAGGTCGATGAACTTTACTATGCATCTCCCATGCACGATGTCGGCAAAATCGGTATTCCGGATTCAATCCTGCTCAAGCCGGGCAAATTGAGTGATGATGAAATGGCAATTATGCGCAGTCACACCGAGATCGGATATAATATCCTTCGGGCCAGCAACCGCAAACTGCTTAAAGCGGCTGCAACCATTGCCCATGAGCATCACGAGTACTGGGATGGCTCTGGGTATCCGCAGGGCTTGAAGGGGGATGAAATCAGCATCGCCGGACGCATAATATGTATTACCGATGTTTTTGATGCGCTGTGCAGCGACCGTGTTTATAAGCAGTCCTGGGAAGTTGATCGGGCATTGGAATTTCTTAAGTCAAAAAAAGAAACCATGTTCGACCCTGACCTGGTGGATCTTTTCTTTGAAAATCTTGATAAGATAATGGAGATCAGGGAAAAGTATAAAGATGATTTCTAA
- a CDS encoding DUF3089 domain-containing protein produces MRLKKIASYAILLSISFIICACNTKNTTPLPDAPDYAQDKSWSIKDNNITHKIDVFFVHPTTYGPPANGHFIADLNDQELNEVTDRDTVQWITAAFADSCNVFAPRYRQMNIEVLQMEDQRLQTYLKTPVSDIEAAFKYYLNNLNNGRPFILASHSQGSKVLLTLLRKNPKLLDRNKLVAAYMPGWTFTDKDLSDLKFKLSEKPDQTGCLITWNTIGPGGISPTIQEGARCVNPLSWNTETKEFPASMNIKAKIFINPSKNLLIKNFTAARINENGALEVPTPKPEILEQLNMSLGKEVYHRYDYDFFFYNVQKNVKQRCDAYLNKHK; encoded by the coding sequence ATGAGATTAAAGAAAATTGCCAGCTACGCTATTTTACTAAGCATAAGCTTCATTATATGTGCCTGCAACACCAAAAACACCACCCCTTTGCCGGATGCACCCGACTACGCCCAAGATAAATCCTGGTCCATTAAAGATAATAATATTACTCATAAAATCGATGTTTTTTTCGTACATCCCACAACTTACGGACCTCCGGCAAACGGACATTTCATAGCCGATCTGAACGATCAGGAACTCAATGAAGTCACTGACCGGGATACCGTGCAGTGGATCACTGCCGCTTTTGCTGATTCGTGTAATGTTTTTGCTCCCCGATACCGGCAGATGAATATCGAAGTATTACAAATGGAAGATCAGCGGTTGCAGACTTATCTAAAAACTCCGGTTTCAGATATTGAAGCAGCCTTCAAATATTACCTCAACAACCTAAACAATGGTCGGCCCTTTATTCTGGCCAGCCACAGTCAGGGTTCAAAAGTTCTGCTGACTCTGCTGCGCAAAAATCCGAAACTGCTGGACAGGAACAAACTGGTTGCAGCCTACATGCCCGGCTGGACATTTACAGATAAGGACCTCAGCGACCTTAAATTCAAACTGAGCGAAAAACCGGACCAGACCGGATGCCTGATCACTTGGAACACCATCGGTCCCGGCGGAATATCTCCCACAATCCAAGAAGGCGCGCGCTGCGTTAATCCGCTCTCATGGAATACCGAGACAAAAGAATTTCCGGCATCCATGAACATAAAAGCTAAAATTTTCATCAATCCCAGTAAAAATCTCCTTATCAAAAACTTCACTGCCGCCCGTATCAATGAAAATGGCGCACTGGAAGTCCCCACTCCTAAACCGGAAATATTGGAACAACTAAACATGTCTCTAGGTAAGGAAGTCTACCACCGCTATGATTATGACTTCTTTTTCTACAACGTGCAGAAAAACGTAAAACAACGCTGCGATGCTTATCTGAATAAACACAAATAA
- a CDS encoding hybrid sensor histidine kinase/response regulator, whose amino-acid sequence MHNDDLFADDELLFSGEDSEESAVRKVEPWMVLVVDDEPDVHSMTRMVLGDFVFEGRPLEFVSAYSGEESINILKANPDFAVVLLDVVMETNTAGLDVAHRIRNEYNNQFIRIILRTGQPGFAPEHKVITELDINDYWQKAELTSRRLTTSMTTALRSYRDLRKIELNRESLAQMAKSVAHQIRNRTMTINGFANLASRKLGPDSEAAQYLETISHETARLEDIVNSVSSFAAIDRCDHCSADMKEVAEKAMKLCREYAEVLGKDVQFTTDFKELKVDSRPDLLSKVIVELVNNAIVFADAQKPRVSVEIMVEGNVCKLVVSDNGSCISDEDLPYIFDPFFTTKPEAVGMGLSIVNRIISGYNWSMDVSCSGEGGAVFTLVISQ is encoded by the coding sequence ATGCATAATGATGATCTGTTTGCAGATGATGAATTGCTTTTTTCCGGTGAGGATTCGGAGGAATCCGCGGTTCGCAAGGTTGAACCGTGGATGGTGCTTGTTGTTGATGATGAGCCGGACGTCCATTCTATGACCAGAATGGTTCTTGGGGATTTTGTGTTCGAGGGGCGTCCTCTGGAGTTTGTCAGTGCTTATTCAGGAGAGGAATCAATAAATATTCTCAAAGCTAATCCTGATTTTGCAGTGGTCCTTCTCGATGTAGTAATGGAGACCAATACTGCGGGGCTTGATGTTGCTCACAGAATCAGGAATGAATATAATAATCAGTTTATCAGAATTATTCTCAGGACGGGGCAGCCTGGGTTTGCACCGGAACATAAAGTTATTACCGAGCTGGACATTAATGATTACTGGCAGAAGGCAGAGCTTACTTCAAGAAGGTTAACCACTTCTATGACTACGGCTCTTCGTTCCTATCGGGATCTGCGCAAGATAGAACTCAATCGCGAAAGCCTTGCTCAGATGGCCAAGTCCGTAGCCCATCAGATTCGTAACCGGACCATGACTATCAATGGTTTTGCAAATCTTGCTTCCCGCAAGTTGGGGCCGGATTCCGAGGCTGCACAGTATCTTGAAACTATTTCCCATGAAACAGCACGGCTGGAAGACATTGTGAACAGTGTTTCTTCTTTTGCGGCTATTGACCGTTGTGACCATTGCAGTGCAGATATGAAAGAGGTTGCAGAAAAGGCGATGAAGCTTTGCCGCGAATATGCGGAAGTGCTTGGAAAGGATGTTCAGTTCACCACTGATTTTAAAGAGCTGAAAGTGGACTCCCGGCCGGACCTGCTTTCCAAAGTCATAGTTGAGCTTGTGAATAATGCTATTGTTTTTGCTGATGCCCAGAAGCCTCGTGTCAGCGTTGAGATCATGGTAGAAGGAAATGTTTGCAAACTGGTTGTTTCCGATAATGGCTCATGCATTTCTGACGAGGACTTACCTTATATTTTTGATCCATTTTTTACGACCAAACCAGAAGCTGTAGGAATGGGGCTAAGCATTGTAAATCGAATTATCAGTGGCTATAATTGGAGTATGGATGTTTCCTGTTCGGGCGAAGGTGGAGCTGTTTTTACGTTAGTGATTTCCCAGTGA
- a CDS encoding 8-amino-7-oxononanoate synthase — MTPKSFYRRIEGELAELESSSLLRSVPDVDCGAEKELVFKDRKLLNLASNDYLGLANDELLARSAIKAVEQYGCGSAASRLVTGNFRLYDELERELAAFKEQEESMLFTSGYAANLAIMDSFATRRTIVFSDKLNHASILDGIRMSGARQVRYRHNDIDHLTKRMEAAKDVEEKILITDTIFSMDGDLAYLEEIVDLCDFYDTMLVVDEAHAEGVFGAGKGVAHERGLAKRIDLHMGAFSKGFGSLGGAVSGRKELISYLRNKGRSFVFSTALPPAVIGANLAALRLVVADPSRGEKLLRMSRELKVYLESCGFDCGQSESQIIPVILGDNERALAARDKLIAKGLYTAAIRPPTVPEGTARLRLSLRADLTEIDLQKIKAAFAGLKAELE; from the coding sequence ATGACCCCAAAGAGTTTTTATCGCCGTATTGAGGGTGAATTGGCTGAACTTGAAAGTAGTTCCCTGCTTAGAAGTGTTCCCGATGTTGATTGCGGGGCAGAGAAGGAACTTGTTTTCAAGGACAGGAAGCTGCTCAACCTTGCTTCCAATGACTATCTCGGACTTGCTAATGACGAACTTCTTGCGCGTTCTGCAATCAAGGCTGTGGAGCAATATGGTTGCGGTTCGGCTGCTTCGCGGCTTGTAACCGGTAATTTCCGTCTTTACGATGAGTTGGAACGGGAACTTGCTGCTTTCAAGGAGCAGGAAGAGTCCATGCTTTTTACTTCCGGCTATGCAGCTAATCTTGCCATCATGGACAGCTTTGCCACTCGCCGCACAATTGTTTTTTCCGATAAGCTTAACCATGCCAGTATATTGGATGGTATTAGGATGTCCGGGGCGCGTCAGGTGCGTTATCGCCACAATGACATAGACCATCTCACCAAAAGGATGGAAGCTGCTAAGGATGTTGAAGAAAAAATTTTGATTACAGATACTATTTTCAGCATGGATGGCGATCTGGCATATTTGGAAGAAATTGTCGATCTTTGCGATTTTTACGATACCATGCTTGTGGTGGATGAGGCCCACGCTGAAGGTGTTTTTGGGGCAGGGAAGGGCGTTGCCCACGAACGAGGGCTTGCCAAGCGAATTGATTTGCACATGGGAGCCTTTTCCAAAGGTTTCGGTTCCCTCGGAGGGGCTGTTTCCGGGCGTAAGGAACTTATCTCTTACCTGCGAAACAAAGGGCGTTCCTTTGTTTTTAGCACAGCCTTGCCTCCGGCGGTTATCGGTGCGAATCTCGCCGCTCTGCGGCTCGTTGTTGCTGATCCGTCACGGGGAGAGAAATTGCTGCGCATGAGTCGTGAGCTAAAGGTTTATCTTGAATCGTGTGGATTTGATTGTGGGCAGTCTGAAAGTCAGATTATCCCGGTGATTCTGGGTGATAATGAAAGAGCTCTTGCCGCACGCGATAAGTTGATTGCAAAGGGACTTTATACGGCCGCCATCAGGCCACCCACCGTGCCGGAAGGGACGGCCCGTTTGCGTCTTTCCCTGCGTGCTGATCTGACTGAAATTGATCTGCAAAAAATAAAGGCCGCTTTTGCCGGGCTGAAGGCGGAACTGGAATAA
- a CDS encoding endoprotease, whose translation MMDFPVGDDSQPDHYSPQAKMKDELAEPVLGGDSLLEEDSSEEQDGPTIEEAEQLTDNPVPNAPEAYELNYGLPDGIDPHVDSQFRQFAHENGVSGEMAQKLVDFHNTLEAARFQDHQTQTGDWERQTRSLPGWHGNNYRKNMGVANKGLQAFASPALAKMIRESGYSCHPEVVQTFYNVGRRLSEDSYVDSNRNTPRKKTMGEILYPNQPI comes from the coding sequence ATGATGGATTTTCCGGTGGGTGATGATTCGCAGCCGGATCATTATTCCCCACAGGCAAAGATGAAGGATGAGTTGGCCGAACCTGTGCTTGGCGGAGACTCTTTGCTGGAAGAAGATTCTTCCGAAGAGCAGGATGGGCCTACCATTGAGGAGGCCGAGCAGCTTACCGATAACCCGGTCCCCAATGCTCCGGAAGCTTATGAATTGAATTACGGTCTTCCGGACGGGATCGATCCGCATGTGGACAGCCAGTTCCGGCAGTTTGCCCATGAAAACGGGGTCAGCGGGGAAATGGCTCAGAAACTGGTGGATTTTCATAACACCCTTGAAGCTGCCCGTTTTCAGGATCATCAGACTCAGACAGGGGATTGGGAGCGGCAGACCCGTTCACTTCCCGGCTGGCATGGCAATAATTATCGCAAGAATATGGGGGTGGCTAATAAGGGCTTGCAGGCTTTTGCTTCCCCGGCCCTTGCAAAGATGATCAGGGAATCCGGTTATTCCTGTCATCCCGAAGTGGTCCAAACCTTTTACAATGTCGGTAGGCGTCTTAGCGAAGATTCCTACGTGGACAGCAACAGGAACACTCCCCGCAAAAAAACAATGGGGGAGATCCTGTATCCCAACCAGCCGATTTAA
- a CDS encoding methyltransferase domain-containing protein, which produces MKNRIRQCFGKAAASYSKAASVQRIVAGNCAALCSEAEFGNVLDIGSGVGFLHDELRERITYDKYLSLDLVRPMLMEQKGSGALLVAADGEELPFAAESFDLLVSSSAMQWYVDPEKSIPRSFEVLKSGGKFAIAIFAYGTLCELAQVSAKTGFGSVKELKTCSFYRELFNSIAGLKVDYASEEHEVFFPSVKHFLKKHKMTGAVASSENLSWGREKYRRFVEEYENLYRGESGIKASYRVFLAYGEKL; this is translated from the coding sequence GTGAAAAATAGGATTCGTCAGTGTTTCGGTAAGGCTGCCGCAAGTTACAGCAAGGCCGCATCCGTGCAGCGTATCGTTGCCGGGAATTGTGCTGCCCTTTGCTCGGAAGCTGAATTTGGCAATGTTTTGGACATAGGTTCAGGCGTTGGTTTTTTGCATGATGAACTACGCGAACGCATTACTTACGATAAGTATCTTTCCCTTGATTTGGTGCGGCCTATGCTGATGGAGCAAAAAGGTTCCGGGGCTTTGCTTGTGGCAGCGGATGGCGAAGAGCTTCCTTTTGCGGCCGAGAGTTTTGATCTTTTGGTCAGTTCTTCGGCTATGCAATGGTATGTCGACCCGGAAAAATCCATTCCACGCAGTTTTGAGGTTTTAAAGTCCGGTGGAAAGTTTGCCATTGCTATTTTCGCATACGGCACCCTTTGTGAGCTTGCTCAAGTGAGCGCAAAGACTGGATTCGGTTCAGTAAAGGAACTGAAGACATGTTCTTTTTACCGAGAGTTATTTAATAGTATAGCAGGACTTAAGGTGGATTACGCAAGTGAGGAGCATGAGGTGTTCTTCCCTTCCGTAAAACACTTCCTGAAGAAGCATAAGATGACCGGTGCCGTCGCCTCTAGCGAGAACCTCTCGTGGGGACGGGAGAAATACCGTCGGTTTGTTGAAGAGTATGAAAATTTATACAGGGGAGAATCAGGCATAAAAGCCAGTTACAGGGTTTTTCTTGCTTATGGTGAGAAATTGTAG
- a CDS encoding CBS domain-containing protein, giving the protein MLVGDWMTEEVLTLMSGAPIIDAMEMMRDAGIRQIPVTEASGLVVGIVSDRDVRDAMPSKFLPGDNTSGKGDGLMGLKIKDIMTHDPYIVSPDTCMEVAAELLLEKKIGGLPVVDEFGLVGIVTEVDIYRFLTTVTGVSKGSSQFAFVLEDTVSALEDLLSDLWARGVRLSTVFTSYEGVEQGSRRVFVWVQKLDDDIVEALVMHLKKAYDLKYHVHRGETYKTEF; this is encoded by the coding sequence ATGCTAGTAGGGGATTGGATGACTGAAGAGGTGTTGACCCTCATGTCGGGTGCACCCATAATTGACGCCATGGAAATGATGCGTGATGCCGGAATCAGACAGATTCCGGTAACAGAGGCTTCCGGCCTTGTGGTTGGTATTGTTTCCGACAGGGACGTGCGTGACGCAATGCCTTCCAAGTTTTTGCCCGGAGATAATACATCTGGAAAAGGTGACGGATTAATGGGCCTCAAAATCAAGGACATTATGACCCATGATCCCTATATAGTTTCCCCGGATACCTGCATGGAAGTTGCGGCTGAACTGCTTCTGGAGAAGAAGATCGGCGGTCTGCCTGTTGTGGATGAGTTCGGTCTTGTCGGGATTGTTACTGAAGTTGATATTTACCGTTTCTTGACTACGGTGACAGGTGTCAGCAAAGGAAGCTCCCAGTTTGCCTTTGTGCTTGAAGATACAGTTTCCGCCCTTGAAGATTTGTTGAGTGATCTTTGGGCAAGGGGAGTAAGGCTTTCCACTGTTTTTACTTCTTATGAAGGGGTAGAGCAGGGATCTCGCCGTGTTTTTGTCTGGGTGCAGAAGCTTGATGACGATATTGTGGAAGCATTGGTCATGCATCTGAAAAAGGCATACGACCTCAAGTATCATGTACATCGAGGCGAGACTTATAAGACTGAATTTTAA